The Lentzea guizhouensis genome contains a region encoding:
- a CDS encoding magnesium chelatase domain-containing protein, protein MGLAQVWSVSLYGVDGLVVEIEADVGVGQPRTHLLGLPDAALHESKERVKAAVRNTQEEWPKQRIVLGLSPAALPKGGSSYDLAIACATLAADPPPGGTVCWELASTAGSSGPRCCRLLAARGPVCAPGRAVDALPEAAGRRVGARALAAEVLAWLRVTSGARTRPGAGGAATAGRPRPDGRGRPAGGALGVGGRRRRCPPPAADRSARHRQDDARRTPRGPAATPDP, encoded by the coding sequence GTGGGCCTCGCACAGGTGTGGTCGGTCTCGCTGTACGGCGTCGACGGGCTGGTGGTCGAGATCGAGGCCGACGTGGGTGTCGGTCAGCCCCGCACCCACCTGCTCGGCCTGCCGGACGCGGCGCTGCACGAGTCCAAGGAGCGGGTGAAGGCCGCCGTCCGCAACACGCAGGAGGAGTGGCCGAAGCAGCGCATCGTGCTGGGCCTGTCGCCGGCGGCGTTGCCGAAGGGCGGCAGCAGCTACGACCTGGCGATCGCCTGCGCCACCCTGGCGGCCGACCCGCCGCCTGGCGGCACGGTGTGCTGGGAGCTGGCGTCGACGGCCGGGTCGTCCGGTCCGCGGTGCTGCCGACTGCTGGCCGCCCGCGGGCCGGTCTGCGCACCCGGTCGTGCCGTCGACGCGTTGCCGGAGGCGGCTGGTCGACGGGTCGGTGCACGCGCGCTGGCTGCCGAGGTGCTCGCCTGGCTGCGCGTGACGTCCGGCGCTCGCACCCGTCCCGGAGCTGGAGGAGCCGCCACCGCCGGACGTCCCCGACCTGACGGACGTGGTCGGCCAGCCGGAGGCGCGCTGGGCGTTGGAGGTCGCCGCCGCCGGTGCCCACCACCTGCTGCTGACCGGTCCGCCCGGCACCGGCAAGACGATGCTCGCCGAACGCCTCGCGGGCCTGCTGCCACCCCTGACCCGTGA
- the trmD gene encoding tRNA (guanosine(37)-N1)-methyltransferase TrmD, with protein MQIDVVTIFPEYLAPLRAALLGKAIDKGLISVGVHDLRDWTQDVHKAVDDSPYGGGPGMVMKPDIWGQALDDVCTDATRLVVPTPAGRPFTQALAHEYATEQHLVFACGRYEGIDQRVVDDAARRVRVDEVSIGDYVLVGGEVAVLAIVEAVARLLPGVLGNPKSHAEDSFQDGLLEGPSYTRPEVWRELAVPDVLRSGNHRLINRWRRDQSLVRTFERRPDLLESVPAEAFDKHDRALLARLREGGD; from the coding sequence ATGCAGATTGACGTCGTCACGATCTTCCCGGAGTACCTGGCCCCGCTGCGGGCCGCGCTGCTCGGGAAGGCGATCGACAAGGGCCTGATCAGCGTCGGCGTGCACGACCTGCGGGACTGGACCCAGGACGTGCACAAGGCCGTCGACGACAGCCCGTACGGCGGCGGTCCAGGCATGGTCATGAAGCCGGACATCTGGGGCCAGGCGCTCGACGACGTGTGCACGGACGCCACGCGCCTCGTCGTGCCGACGCCGGCGGGACGACCGTTCACCCAGGCGCTCGCCCACGAGTACGCGACCGAACAGCACCTCGTGTTCGCGTGCGGCCGCTACGAGGGCATCGACCAGCGCGTGGTCGATGACGCCGCACGGCGCGTGCGCGTCGACGAGGTGTCCATCGGCGACTACGTGCTGGTGGGCGGTGAGGTGGCCGTGCTCGCGATCGTGGAAGCGGTCGCGCGGCTGCTGCCGGGTGTGCTCGGCAACCCGAAGTCGCACGCGGAGGACTCGTTCCAGGACGGTCTGCTGGAGGGCCCGAGCTACACGAGGCCCGAGGTGTGGCGCGAGCTCGCCGTGCCGGACGTGCTGCGGTCCGGCAACCACCGGCTGATCAACCGCTGGCGTCGTGACCAATCGCTCGTCCGCACCTTCGAGCGGCGTCCTGACCTGCTGGAATCGGTGCCGGCCGAGGCGTTCGACAAGCACGACCGGGCCCTGCTCGCACGCCTGCGCGAGGGCGGGGACTAG
- the rpsP gene encoding 30S ribosomal protein S16, translating to MAVKIKLQRLGKIRQPYYRIVVADARTRRDGKAIETIGKYHPKEEPSFIAVDSERAQYWLGVGAQPTESVQRLLEITGDWQKFKGLPGTEGTLKVKEPKTSKADLFAAALAAANEEPMTEATTPKAKKAKKADEAPKADAEATKDEA from the coding sequence GTGGCCGTCAAGATCAAGCTTCAGCGTCTCGGCAAGATCCGCCAGCCGTACTACCGCATCGTGGTCGCCGACGCGCGCACCCGTCGCGACGGCAAGGCCATCGAGACGATCGGCAAGTACCACCCCAAGGAAGAGCCGTCGTTCATCGCGGTCGACTCCGAGCGCGCGCAGTACTGGCTGGGTGTCGGCGCGCAGCCGACCGAGTCGGTCCAGCGCCTGCTGGAGATCACCGGTGACTGGCAGAAGTTCAAGGGCCTGCCGGGCACCGAGGGCACCCTGAAGGTCAAGGAGCCGAAGACGTCGAAGGCCGACCTGTTCGCCGCCGCTCTGGCCGCCGCGAACGAGGAGCCGATGACCGAGGCCACCACGCCCAAGGCGAAGAAGGCCAAGAAGGCCGACGAGGCCCCGAAGGCTGACGCCGAGGCCACCAAGGACGAGGCGTGA
- a CDS encoding LamB/YcsF family protein codes for MDLNSDLGEGFGIWRLGDDTALLGIITSANVACGFHAGDPSTMRRVCEQAARNGVRIGAQVSYRDLAGFGRRFIDADPAELADEVLYQIGALDACARAAGTEVVYVKPHGALYNATVHHEKQAEAVVSGIKAFKDLPVLGLPGSQLLAKAEAAGLRGVQEAFADRGYTPQGTLVPRSEPNALLTDTAQVVERAKRLLDGEIIAVDGTVIKTRAESLCVHGDTPGAVHHAQAVREALGTVSAFA; via the coding sequence ATGGACCTCAACAGCGACCTCGGCGAGGGCTTCGGCATCTGGCGCCTCGGCGACGACACCGCGTTGCTGGGCATCATCACCAGCGCGAACGTCGCCTGCGGCTTCCACGCGGGCGACCCGTCGACCATGCGCCGGGTGTGCGAGCAGGCGGCGCGCAACGGCGTGCGGATCGGTGCCCAGGTCTCCTACCGGGACCTGGCGGGCTTCGGCCGCCGGTTCATCGACGCCGACCCGGCCGAGCTGGCCGACGAGGTTCTCTACCAGATCGGCGCGCTCGACGCGTGCGCACGAGCGGCGGGTACCGAGGTCGTCTACGTGAAGCCGCACGGCGCGCTCTACAACGCGACCGTGCACCACGAGAAGCAGGCGGAAGCCGTGGTCAGCGGCATCAAGGCGTTCAAGGACCTGCCGGTCCTCGGCCTTCCCGGCTCGCAGCTGCTGGCCAAGGCCGAGGCCGCCGGCCTGCGCGGCGTCCAGGAGGCCTTCGCCGACCGCGGCTACACCCCGCAGGGCACGCTGGTGCCGCGCAGCGAGCCGAACGCCCTGCTCACCGACACCGCGCAGGTCGTCGAACGCGCCAAGCGGCTGCTCGACGGCGAGATCATCGCGGTCGACGGCACGGTGATCAAGACGCGGGCGGAGTCGTTGTGCGTGCACGGCGACACGCCGGGCGCCGTGCACCACGCCCAGGCGGTGCGGGAAGCCCTCGGAACGGTCTCGGCGTTCGCCTGA
- the rimM gene encoding ribosome maturation factor RimM (Essential for efficient processing of 16S rRNA) — MDVVVGRVAKAHGITGELAVDVRTDSPELRFAIGSKMQAKLRDGTSRSLTVSAARPHAGRLLVRFTEVVTRDVAETLRGTLLLGSTDDLPPTGDPDEFYDHELEGLAAELVDGTKLGTVKEILHGPGGELLVVLIDEREALIPFVREIVPTVDVRGGRVVVDPPEGLLDAD, encoded by the coding sequence ATGGACGTCGTTGTCGGCCGTGTGGCCAAGGCGCACGGGATCACCGGCGAACTCGCCGTCGACGTGCGCACTGACTCGCCCGAGCTGCGTTTCGCGATCGGGTCGAAGATGCAGGCCAAGCTGCGCGACGGCACGTCCCGAAGCCTCACCGTGTCAGCCGCCCGGCCTCATGCCGGGCGGCTGCTCGTGCGTTTCACCGAAGTCGTCACGCGTGACGTCGCCGAGACCTTGCGCGGCACGTTGCTGCTGGGCAGCACCGACGACCTGCCGCCGACCGGCGACCCCGACGAGTTCTACGACCACGAGCTCGAAGGGCTCGCGGCGGAGCTCGTCGACGGCACGAAGCTCGGCACGGTCAAGGAGATCCTGCACGGTCCCGGCGGCGAGCTGCTGGTCGTGCTGATCGACGAGCGCGAGGCGCTCATCCCGTTCGTGCGCGAGATCGTGCCGACCGTCGACGTGCGCGGTGGCCGTGTGGTGGTCGACCCGCCAGAGGGCCTGCTCGATGCAGATTGA
- a CDS encoding DUF2469 domain-containing protein has protein sequence MSAEDLEKYETEMELSLYKEYRDIVSQFSFVVETERRFYLANSVDVQVRNADGEVYFEVRMSDAWVWDMYRPARFVKNVRVITFKDVNVEELDKPDLRLPESGPFPT, from the coding sequence ATGAGTGCAGAGGATCTCGAGAAGTACGAGACCGAGATGGAGTTGTCGCTGTACAAGGAGTACCGCGACATCGTCAGCCAGTTCTCGTTCGTCGTGGAGACCGAACGGCGGTTCTACCTGGCCAACTCGGTGGACGTGCAGGTGCGCAACGCTGACGGCGAGGTGTACTTCGAGGTGCGCATGTCGGACGCGTGGGTGTGGGACATGTACCGGCCCGCGAGGTTCGTCAAGAACGTTCGTGTCATCACGTTCAAGGACGTGAACGTGGAGGAGCTGGACAAGCCGGACCTGCGCCTGCCGGAGAGCGGGCCGTTCCCGACCTAG
- the rplS gene encoding 50S ribosomal protein L19, translating to MNILDALDAQSLRSDLPSFRAGDTLKVHVRVIEGSRERVQVFQGVVIRRQGGGIRETFTVRKVSFGVGVERTFPVHSPNIAEIEVVTRGDVRRAKLYYLRDLRGKAAKIKEKREARPVS from the coding sequence ATGAACATCCTGGACGCACTTGACGCCCAGTCGCTGCGCTCCGATCTCCCGAGCTTCCGCGCGGGTGACACGCTGAAGGTCCACGTCCGCGTCATCGAGGGCTCGCGCGAGCGCGTCCAGGTGTTCCAGGGCGTCGTGATCCGCCGCCAGGGCGGCGGCATCCGCGAGACCTTCACCGTCCGCAAGGTCTCCTTCGGCGTCGGTGTCGAGCGCACCTTCCCGGTGCACTCGCCGAACATCGCCGAGATCGAGGTCGTCACCCGCGGTGACGTGCGTCGCGCCAAGCTGTACTACCTGCGCGACCTGCGCGGCAAGGCCGCCAAGATCAAGGAGAAGCGCGAGGCCCGTCCGGTCTCCTGA
- the lepB gene encoding signal peptidase I, with protein sequence MVDVDPEHTPSSDEPTSDASDEPSKKKKKGNFWKELPVLILVALGLAIGIQIFLGRVYMIPSESMETTLHGCTDCYGDRVLVDKVTYRFSEPEPGDVIVFRGPPAWQNDFLIEESGNPISQGLSWLGSLIGLPSANEEDFVKRVVAVGGQTVKCCDDQNRVLVDGKALDEPYKHFDEGTEAVQESFEEIKVPEGKLFVLGDNRNHSCDSRCQGQGGLNGLVPVDNVIGKARVIVLPPSRWQGVSDHNPQVVSMGAPGWQDAVPMGVGIVAAWPLLLLGRRLRDRTRR encoded by the coding sequence GTGGTTGACGTCGATCCAGAGCACACCCCGTCCAGCGACGAGCCGACTTCGGACGCTTCGGATGAACCTTCGAAGAAGAAGAAAAAGGGCAACTTCTGGAAGGAACTGCCGGTCCTCATCCTGGTCGCGCTGGGCCTCGCGATCGGCATCCAGATCTTCCTGGGCCGCGTCTACATGATTCCGTCGGAGTCGATGGAGACGACGCTGCACGGGTGCACCGACTGCTACGGCGACCGGGTGCTCGTCGACAAGGTCACCTACCGCTTCAGCGAGCCGGAGCCGGGCGATGTGATCGTCTTCCGCGGGCCTCCCGCCTGGCAGAACGACTTCCTGATCGAGGAGTCGGGCAACCCGATCTCGCAGGGCCTGTCGTGGCTGGGGTCGCTGATCGGGCTGCCGTCGGCGAACGAGGAGGACTTCGTCAAGCGCGTGGTCGCCGTCGGCGGGCAGACGGTGAAGTGCTGCGACGACCAGAACCGGGTGCTCGTGGACGGCAAAGCGCTCGACGAGCCGTACAAGCACTTCGACGAGGGCACCGAGGCGGTGCAGGAGTCGTTCGAGGAGATCAAGGTCCCCGAGGGCAAGCTCTTCGTGCTCGGCGACAACCGCAACCACTCGTGCGACTCGCGCTGCCAGGGGCAGGGTGGCCTGAACGGCCTGGTCCCGGTGGACAACGTCATCGGCAAGGCGCGCGTCATCGTGCTGCCGCCGTCGCGGTGGCAGGGGGTGTCCGACCACAACCCCCAGGTCGTGTCGATGGGTGCGCCGGGCTGGCAGGACGCCGTCCCGATGGGCGTGGGTATCGTCGCCGCGTGGCCGCTTCTGTTGCTCGGACGCCGACTGCGGGACCGAACTCGCCGATGA
- a CDS encoding YraN family protein, whose product MEAPVLVRTRPQQDLARRGEDLACRYLEQQGLVVLSRNWTCRDGELDVVAVEGGRLVVCEVKTRTAPTWGRPDEAVDERKLSRLRRTALRWLGAHQVGWCPVRVDLISVLWPPGAEPEVQHLRGA is encoded by the coding sequence ATGGAAGCACCGGTACTGGTCCGCACGAGGCCACAGCAGGACCTGGCCCGCAGGGGCGAGGACCTGGCCTGCAGGTACCTGGAGCAGCAGGGCCTGGTGGTCCTGTCGAGGAACTGGACGTGCCGCGACGGAGAGCTCGACGTCGTCGCGGTCGAGGGTGGCCGGCTGGTGGTCTGCGAGGTCAAGACCCGCACGGCGCCGACCTGGGGTCGCCCGGACGAGGCCGTCGACGAACGCAAGCTGAGTCGCCTGCGCCGCACGGCGCTGCGCTGGCTCGGCGCGCACCAGGTCGGGTGGTGCCCCGTTCGGGTGGACCTGATCTCGGTGCTCTGGCCACCGGGCGCCGAGCCGGAGGTGCAGCACCTGCGAGGGGCCTGA
- a CDS encoding ATP-binding protein, translating into MEVAAAGAHHLLLTGPPGTGKTMLAERLAGLLPPLTREDALAVTAVHSVAGVLSSAAPLVASPPFVTLHHTTSIAALVGGGSGLAKPGAASRAHRGVLFLDEACEWGQKSIESLRTALEDGEIRIARRDGTARYPARFQLVLATNPCPCAPPKEIDCCCTPAVRRRYQSRLSGPLLDRVDLRVRMRPMTAMSNADATPPEPTATVRSRVLAARLRAAARWSSHGHPWQTNADVPGPALRREFPSPHASSTEPGHRRLTAEAPLPPRLDPRRPGRIPRPTHPRSRRPPSATAPNPTARTPPPRPHRPGLRASVPRRQARPTSPAHGPALHPRSRPAHRPPDQPRTDEPPAHALAALIRRRSWPTAWPPSRRHHRLAASQTAGRGAFEPRLCARPTERGARPSPVGAPLSTHPSDRSFFSRRPLSPAPALSAPAPQAAGRGAFEPRLRVRPPGGAPARPRQAPRSPPARAALHHLPSEPIPASFPPCRLALPHLVLHPPDLSVRPSPRVSRPRFPHPRFA; encoded by the coding sequence TTGGAGGTCGCCGCCGCCGGTGCCCACCACCTGCTGCTGACCGGTCCGCCCGGCACCGGCAAGACGATGCTCGCCGAACGCCTCGCGGGCCTGCTGCCACCCCTGACCCGTGAGGACGCACTCGCCGTCACCGCCGTGCACTCGGTCGCCGGCGTGCTGTCGAGCGCCGCGCCGCTGGTGGCGAGCCCGCCGTTCGTGACGCTGCACCACACCACCTCGATCGCCGCACTCGTCGGCGGCGGCAGCGGTCTCGCCAAACCGGGAGCCGCCTCCCGCGCCCACCGCGGCGTGCTGTTCCTCGACGAGGCCTGCGAATGGGGCCAGAAGTCGATCGAGTCCCTCCGCACCGCCCTGGAAGACGGCGAGATCCGCATCGCCCGCCGCGACGGCACCGCCCGCTACCCGGCCCGCTTCCAGCTGGTGCTCGCCACGAACCCGTGCCCGTGCGCCCCGCCGAAGGAGATCGACTGCTGCTGCACCCCCGCAGTCCGCCGCCGCTACCAGTCCCGCCTGTCCGGCCCACTGCTCGACCGCGTCGACCTCCGCGTCCGCATGCGTCCCATGACCGCCATGTCGAACGCCGACGCCACCCCACCCGAACCCACCGCCACCGTCCGGTCCCGCGTCCTCGCCGCCCGCCTCCGCGCCGCCGCCCGCTGGTCCTCCCACGGCCACCCCTGGCAAACCAACGCCGACGTCCCCGGCCCGGCCCTGCGCCGCGAGTTCCCCTCCCCGCACGCCTCCTCGACCGAGCCTGGCCACCGGCGCCTCACCGCCGAGGCGCCGCTGCCTCCGCGCCTGGACCCTCGCCGACCTGGCCGAATCCCCCGCCCCACCCACCCACGTAGCCGCCGCCCTCCTTCCGCGACCGCACCTAACCCCACCGCCAGAACCCCCCCACCACGTCCTCACCGCCCCGGCCTCCGCGCCTCCGTCCCGCGCCGGCAGGCCAGGCCCACCAGCCCGGCTCACGGACCCGCGCTCCATCCGCGATCACGCCCCGCCCACCGCCCACCTGACCAGCCACGCACCGACGAGCCACCGGCCCACGCACTCGCCGCGCTTATCCGCCGCCGGTCATGGCCCACCGCCTGGCCGCCCTCCCGACGCCACCACCGCCTCGCCGCCTCCCAGACCGCCGGACGCGGAGCGTTCGAGCCCCGGCTCTGCGCCCGGCCCACCGAGCGGGGCGCCCGCCCGTCCCCAGTAGGCGCCCCGCTCTCCACCCACCCTTCCGACCGCAGCTTCTTCTCGCGAAGACCCCTCTCCCCAGCACCAGCCCTCTCAGCACCAGCCCCTCAAGCAGCCGGACGCGGAGCGTTCGAGCCCCGGCTCCGCGTCCGGCCACCGGGCGGGGCGCCTGCCCGTCCTCGGCAGGCGCCCCGCTCTCCTCCCGCCCGCGCCGCACTCCACCACCTGCCTTCTGAACCCATTCCGGCCTCGTTCCCCCCGTGCCGCCTGGCCCTGCCTCACCTCGTCCTTCACCCGCCCGACCTGTCCGTCCGCCCCTCGCCCCGGGTCTCTCGTCCCCGCTTCCCTCATCCCCGCTTCGCTTGA
- a CDS encoding RNA-binding protein, with amino-acid sequence MSLLADALEHLVRGIVDHPDDVRVNLVTTRRGRTLEVHVHPDDLGKVIGRGGRTATALRTVMAGIGGRGVRVDVVDTDR; translated from the coding sequence GTGAGTTTGTTGGCTGACGCCCTCGAACACCTCGTTCGCGGCATCGTCGACCACCCGGACGACGTCCGGGTGAACCTCGTGACGACCCGCCGCGGCCGCACCCTCGAGGTCCACGTCCACCCGGACGACCTCGGCAAGGTGATCGGTCGTGGCGGTCGCACCGCGACGGCTCTGCGCACCGTGATGGCCGGCATCGGCGGTCGTGGTGTGCGGGTCGACGTCGTCGACACCGACCGCTGA
- a CDS encoding ribonuclease HII, whose protein sequence is MTMLMPPRAVVRGSSGNWALQSTLERRGLGPVAGVDEAGRGSCAGPLVIAACVLRPGDAARFEGLNDSKLMTAAARDRMYDLVRKRALDHSVIVVSPAEIDALGIHVMNIEGMRRAVAQLSTQPGYVLTDGFKVPGMPAPSVAVIKGDQAAACVAAASVLAKVTRDRIMAELHEQHPEYAFNVHKGYCTAEHTAALMEHGPCAEHRWSWVNVAAAAQKHRLAAPHRVARGMAATAVVQNGASPDDIGELATREGAEQMTRAEA, encoded by the coding sequence ATGACGATGCTCATGCCGCCGCGTGCGGTCGTACGCGGCTCGTCGGGGAACTGGGCGCTGCAGAGCACGCTGGAGCGCCGTGGACTGGGTCCGGTGGCCGGTGTCGACGAGGCCGGGCGGGGTTCCTGCGCCGGTCCGCTGGTGATCGCGGCGTGCGTGCTGCGGCCCGGTGACGCGGCGCGGTTCGAGGGCCTGAACGACTCGAAGCTGATGACCGCGGCCGCGCGCGACCGGATGTACGACCTGGTGCGCAAGCGTGCTCTCGATCACTCCGTCATCGTGGTGTCGCCGGCCGAGATCGACGCGCTCGGCATCCACGTCATGAACATCGAGGGCATGCGCCGGGCCGTGGCGCAGCTCTCGACGCAGCCCGGGTACGTGCTGACCGACGGGTTCAAGGTGCCGGGGATGCCCGCGCCGAGCGTCGCGGTGATCAAGGGCGACCAGGCGGCGGCGTGCGTGGCGGCGGCATCGGTGCTGGCCAAGGTCACGCGGGACCGCATCATGGCCGAGTTGCACGAGCAGCATCCGGAGTACGCGTTCAACGTGCACAAGGGGTACTGCACAGCGGAGCACACGGCCGCGTTGATGGAGCACGGACCGTGCGCTGAGCACCGCTGGTCATGGGTGAACGTGGCCGCCGCGGCACAGAAGCACAGGCTCGCCGCGCCGCACAGGGTGGCGCGCGGCATGGCCGCGACGGCCGTGGTCCAGAATGGGGCGTCCCCGGACGACATCGGGGAGCTCGCGACGAGGGAGGGCGCGGAGCAGATGACCCGCGCGGAGGCGTAA